The following are encoded in a window of Peromyscus eremicus chromosome 12, PerEre_H2_v1, whole genome shotgun sequence genomic DNA:
- the Nit2 gene encoding omega-amidase NIT2: protein MATFRLALIQLHVSSIKSDNIARACSLVREAAKQGAKVVSLPECFNSPYGTNYFPEYAEKIPGESTQKLSEVAKENSVYLIGGSIPEEDAGKLYNTCAVFGPDGSLLVKHRKIHLFDIDVPGKITFQESKTLSPGDSLSTFDTPYCKVGLGICYDMRFAELAQIYAQRGCQLLVYPGAFNLTTGPAHWELLQRARAVDNQVYVATASPARDDKASYVVWGHSTVVDPWGQVLTKAGTEEMILYSDIDLKKLAEIRQQIPILKQKRTDLYAVETKKP, encoded by the exons CTTTCCGATTGGCGCTCATCCAGCTTCACGTTTCTTCCATTAAATCAGATAACATTGCCCGGGCTTGTAGCCTCGTCCGGGAGGCAGCCAAGCAAGGTGCCAAAGTGGTCTCCCTGCCG GAATGCTTTAATTCTCCATATGGAACAAACTACTTTCCTGAATATGCAGAGAAGATTCCTGGAGAGTCCACACAGAAGCTCTCTGAAGTAGCAAAGGAGAATAGCGTTTATCTCATTGGAG GCTCCATCCctgaagaggatgctgggaaactgTATAACACCTGTGCTGTGTTTGGGCCTGATGGAAGTTTATTGGTAAAGCACAGAAAG ATCCATCTGTTTGACATTGATGTTCCTGGGAAAATTACATTTCAAGAATCTAAAACATTGAGTCCTGGTGACAGTCTCTCCACATTTGACACTC CTTACTGCAAAGTAGGCCTGGGCATCTGCTACGATATGCGCTTCGCAGAACTGGCACAAATCTATGCACAGAGAG GCTGCCAGCTCTTAGTGTATCCCGGAGCTTTCAATCTGACCACTGGACCTGCCCACTGGGAGTTGCTCCAGCGAGCCCG GGCTGTTGATAATCAAGTGTACGTGGCTACAGCCTCTCCTGCCCGGGATGACAAAGCCTCATATGTGGTCTGGGGACACAGCACTGTTGTGGATCCTTG GGGACAGGTCCTAACCAAAGCTGGCACTGAAGAAATGATCCTATACTCAGACATAG ACCTGAAGAAGCTGGCTGAAATTCGGCAGCAAATTcccattttaaaacagaaaagaacagacctTTATGCAGTAGAGACAAAGAAGCCCTGA